The nucleotide window CACTGTTAGAGTCCCCTGGCGGCCACTTACCCCAGACCGGCGGGTCGCCGTGTTCGACGAGAGGCACACGAACTGTGCCGCGCAGGAGGAAGAGTGCAGCTGTCGGCGTTCACCCGGGCGTTCCGCACCCCGGATCTGCGCAAGAAGCTGCTGTTCGTCCTGTTCATCATCATCGTGTTCCGGATGGGCTCGATCGTGCCCACACCCGGCGTCTCCTACGAGGCGATCACGAGGTGTGCGGAAGCGGCTTCGGGCGGTGAGAACAGCAGCGTCTACGGCCTGCTGAACCTCTTCAGCGGCGGTGCGCTGCTGCGGCTGTCGATCTTCGCGCTCGGCATCATGCCGTACATCACGGCGAGCATCATCATCCAGCTGCTCACCGTGGTGATCCCGCGCTTCGAGGAGCTGAAGAAGGAAGGACCGGGCGGCACCAGCAAGCTGACCCAGTACACCCGGTACCTCACCATCGCCCTGGGCATCCTCGAGGCGACCGGCTACATCGCCATGGCGCGGTTCGGCCAGCTGTTCGGCAACGCCCCCGGCTGTTCCGGCGACGACATCATCCCCGACCAGGGGGTCTTCACGATCATCGTGATGGTGTTCACGATGACCGCGGGCGTCGCCGTGATCATGTGGCTGGGCGAGCTGATCACCGACCGCGGCATCGGCAACGGCATGTCGATCCTGATCTTCTGCCAGATCATCGCGGTCTTCCCATCCCAGCTCGGCGCGATCTTCACCCAGAGCAAGTGGAAGTTCGCCGTCGTCATGGTGGTCGGCATCCTGCTCGTCGCCGCCGTCGTGTTCGTCGAGCAGGCACAGCGGCGCATCCCGCTGCAGTACGCGAAGCGCATGATCGGCCGCAAGATGTACGGCGGCAGCTCGACCTACATCCCGCTGAAGGTGAACCAGGCCGGTGTCATCCCGGTCATCTTCGCCTCGTCCCTGCTGTACCTGCCGCAGCTCGCCTCGCTGATCTGGCAGGACAACCAGGGGTTCGTGTCGTTCGTGAACAGGTACCTGATCAAGGGCGACCACCCGCTCTACATGGCCATCTACGTCCTCCTGATCTTGTTCTTCACGTTCTTCTACGTGAGCATCACGTTCAACCCGGTCGAGGTCGCGGACAACATGAAGAAGGCCGGCGGCTTCATCCCGGGCATCCGCCCGGGCCGGCCGACCGCCGAGTACCTCGACTTCGTCCTGACGAGGGTCACCGCCCCAGGATCGCTGTACCTTGCCTTCATCTCGTTGATCCCGCTCATCGCGATCGGCCTGGTACAGGCGACCCAGCAGTTCCCGTTCGGCGGTACCAGCCTGCTGATCATCGTTGGCGTCGGTCTCGACACGGTCAAACAGATCGAGAGCCAGCTCCAGCAGCGCAACTACGCGGGCTTCCTGCGGTAGGCGCGATGCGCATCGTGCTGGTCGGTCCTCCTGGAGCGGGCAAGGGGACCCAGGCTCAGTTCATCAGCTCCCACCTGGCGATCGCCAACATCTCCACCGGTGACCTGTTCCGGGCCAACGTCAGCCAGGGCACGCCGCTCGGCGTCGAGGCCAAGAGGTACATGGACACCGGCGACCTCGTGCCCGACGAGGTGACGATCAAGATGGTCCGTGAGCGACTGGCCGAGGAGGACGCCCGCGACGGGTTCCTCCTCGACGGCTTCCCCCGCACCGTGCCGCAGGCCGAGGTGCTCGGCGGCATGCTCGACGAGCTCGACCGCGGCCTCGACGTCGTGCTCGAGCTCGTTGTCGACGACGACGAGGTCGTCCGCCGGCTCGCCGGCAGGCGCACCTGCCGCCAGTGCGGCACCGTCTGGCACATCGACTTCGACCCGCCGACCGACGCCAACTCCTGCGACCACTGCGGCGGCGAGCTGTTCCAGCGCGACGACGACCGCGAGGAGACCGTCCGCCACCGCCTCGAGGTCTACAACGACCAGACCGCGCCGCTCGTCGCGTACTACGCCGACCGGGGCATCCTCGTCGGCATCGACGCCACGGGGCCGGTCGAGGAGGTCACCGACCGTGCGATCGGCGCGCTGAACCCCCTCGATAACGCCTGGTCCTGATCTCCTGCGTCGGCGTGCCCTACTCGTGACGGTTGTCAGGGCCGGTCGGCCGTTCCGCGTGCGACGATGGAACGACGACGAGGGGACCTGAACGGAGCCGCACCCGCCATGGTGGAGATGAAGTCCGAGGCCGAGATCGCGCACATGCGCGAGGCCGGCCTGGTGGTGGCCCGCACGCTTCGTACCGTGTCCGCCGCCGTGGCACCGGGCGTGACGACCGGCGAGCTCGACGAGATCGCCGAGGAGTCGATCCGCGCCGCAGGCGCGGTGCCGAGCTTCCTCGGCTACCAGGGCTTCCCCGCCTGCATCTGCACGTCGGTGAACGACGAGGTCGTGCACGGCATCCCGAGCACGGAGCGGGTGCTCCGCGACGGCGACGTCGTCTCGATCGACTGTGGCGCGATCATCGACGGGTGGCACGGCGACGCTGCCGTCACCGTCGCGGTCGGTGAGGTGTCCGGCGAGCTGCAGACTCTGATGGAGACGACCGAGACCTCGCTGTGGCGCGGCCTCGCCGTCGCGCGTCCCGGCGGGCGGCTGGTCGACATCGGCAGGGCCGTCGAGGACACCGTCCGCGCGGCGGGGACGTACGGCATCCCGCGTGAGTACGGGGGTCACGGTATCGGCACCGCGATGCACCAGGAGCCCTTCGTCGCCAACTACGCCACCCGCAGGGGCGGGGCGTCGCGGCGCCTCGAGCCGGGGCTGGTCCTCGCCGTGGAGCCGATGGTGACGCTGGGCACGCACCGGTCCCGGGTGCTCGACGACGAGTGGACCGTGGTCACCAGGGACGGCTCGTACGCCGCGCACTTCGAGCACACGGTCGCGGTCACGGAGCGCGGGCCGTGGGTGCTCACCGCGTTCGACGGCGGCCGGCAGCTCCTCGGCGACGCATACGGCGGTCCGGCGGAGGCCGACGCAGGCAACGACGTGGACAACGCCACCGCGGGCGCGTCCCCAGGGCTGGCAGGTGATGATGTCCGATAACCACCCGGAGCTGCGTTGTGCCGACTCCGACCGCGAGCGCGTGGCCGAGGAGCTTCGCGAGCACTACGCGGACGGCCGGCTCACCCTCGAGGAGTTCCACGAGCGGTCCGACGCGGCGTACGCCGCCAAGACGTTCGGCGAGCTCGTCCCGCTGACCGGTGACCTGCCCGCGCGCGTACCGAGCACGGCCGAGGCCAAGCCGGCGAAGCGGGAGGTGCTCGACGCGGACGCCCGCAAGCGGCTCGCCGCCATGTGGGGTCCGTGGGCGTCGGTGTCCGTCATCTGCTTCGCCATCTGGCTCTTCTCGATGCTGGCGAGCGGGATGCAGTGGATCTACCCCTGGCCGCTCTGGGTCGCCGGACCGTGGGGCATCATGCTGCTCGCCGGCACGCTCGGCGGCGCCAGGTCGCAGCAGCGCCACGTGGAGCAGCGGCGGCAGCGCCTGGAGCGGCGCCGCGGTGGCAGCGACGACCCGCACGGGCGCTACCCCCACCGCGAGCTCTAGGGCCGTCGCGGCGGGCCGCGGACGGGCCTGTCCGCGCGCTATGCTGGACGTTGGTGCGCCCCCGGGTAGGGCCCGCTGAGCGGGTCATCGACCGGTGGCGTAAACTTGTCTGTCGTGCCCCGGCGCCACCCGGCGCGTCGCCTCTGGCGGTGCGGGTGGCTGTCCACACCGGGGCGTCCAGGCAGTCACCCACCGACGATCCGCCCGAACCGACGAGCCGTTGTGAGACGGGAGAGAATGCCCAAGAAGGAAGGTGTCATCGAGGTCGAGGGCACCGTCGTCGAGTCTCTTCCCAACGCCACGTTCCGGGTCGAGCTCGAGAACGGGCACAAGGTGCTCGCGCACATCAGCGGCAAGATGCGGATGCACTACATCCGGATCCTGCCCGACGACCGCGTCGTCGTCGAGCTCAGCCCCTACGACCTGTCTCGCGGTCGGATCGTGTTCCGCTACCGATGAGAGCCACGCCATGAAGGTCCAACCGAGCGTCAAGAAGATCTGCGACAAGTGCAAGGTGATCCGGCGTCACGGCCGCATCATGGTGATCTGCGAGAACCCCCGCCACAAGCAGCGGCAGGGTTGAGGCAGCAGACAACGTACGCGTGCCGCACCTCCGACCACCTGGTCGGAGCACCCCCGGACGGAGGCCGGGGCCACGCCCACCACGGGCGGGGATGCGGCGCGGAGGACCTCCGGAACGGCAAGGAGTAGCCACCCAGATGGCACGTCTCGTCGGCGTCGACCTCCCGCGTGACAAGCGGGTCGAGGTCGCGCTCACCTACATCTTCGGCATGGGGCGCACCCGTGCGCAGCAGACCATCGCCGGCACCGGCGTCGATCCCAACCGCCGCGTCCACCAGCTCGGTGACGAGGAGCTCGTCAAGCTGCGCGACTGGATCGAGGACCACTACCAGATCGAGGGTGACCTGCGGCGCGAGGTCGCAGCGGACATCCGCCGCAAGGTCGAGATCGGGTGCTACCAGGGCATCCGGCACCGCCGCGGCCTGCCGGTCCACGGCCAGCGCACCCACACCAACGCGCGCACCCGCAAGGGTCGCCGCAAGACCGTCGCCGGCAAGAAGAAGGCGACCAAGAAGTAGTCGGCTGGACGGATTTCGCAGCCGGACAGCTCTGACCGACGACCTCCCGAGGAGAAGCAGGCAGCATGCCGCCGAAGACTCGTACCGGCGCCGCCAAGAAGGTGCGCCGCAAGGAAAGAAAGAACGTCGCCCACGGGCACGCTCACATCAAGAGCACGTTCAACAACACCGTCATCTCGATCACCGACCCGGTGGGCAACGTGATCGCCTGGTCGAGCTCCGGCCAGGTGGGCTTCAAGGGTTCGCGCAAGTCGACCCCGTTCGCCGCGCAGCTCGCGGCGGAGGCCGCCGCGCGGCGTGCGATGGAGCACGGCATGCGCAAGGTCGACGTCTACGTCCGCGGCCCGGGCTCCGGACGCGAGACCGCGATCCGTTCGCTGTCCGCCGTCGGACTCGAGGTCGGCTCGATCCAGGACGTCACCCCGAGCCCGCACAACGGTTGCCGTCCGCCGAAGCGCCGGCGAGTCTGAGGAGAGCACGGACGAATGGCCCGTTACACCGGCGCGGACTGCAAGCGTTGCCGCCGCGAGAAGATGAAGCTGTTCCTCAAGGGCAGCAAGTGCGAGTCCGCGAAGTGCCCGTTCGAGAGCCGGCCATACCCGCCGGGTGAGCACGGTCGCGGACGCACCAAGGAGACCGAGTACCTGCTGCAGAAGCGCGAGAAGCAGAAGTGCGCGCGCATCTACGGCGTGCTCGAGCGCCAGTTCCGCGGCTACTACGAAGAGGCGAGCGGTCGGCAGGGCAGGACGGGCGACAACCTCCTGCAGATCCTGGAGAGCCGGCTCGACAACGTCGTGTTCCGCGCCGGGTTCGCCAAGAGCCGTGACATGGCGCGGCAGGTCGTCACCCACGGCCACATCACCGTCAACGGCCGCAAGGTCGACATCCCCTCCGCCCGCGTGAAGCCGACCGACATCGTCGAGGTGCGACACAAGTCGCTCGAGATGACGCC belongs to Streptosporangiales bacterium and includes:
- the rpsM gene encoding 30S ribosomal protein S13, with the protein product MARLVGVDLPRDKRVEVALTYIFGMGRTRAQQTIAGTGVDPNRRVHQLGDEELVKLRDWIEDHYQIEGDLRREVAADIRRKVEIGCYQGIRHRRGLPVHGQRTHTNARTRKGRRKTVAGKKKATKK
- the secY gene encoding preprotein translocase subunit SecY, coding for MSAFTRAFRTPDLRKKLLFVLFIIIVFRMGSIVPTPGVSYEAITRCAEAASGGENSSVYGLLNLFSGGALLRLSIFALGIMPYITASIIIQLLTVVIPRFEELKKEGPGGTSKLTQYTRYLTIALGILEATGYIAMARFGQLFGNAPGCSGDDIIPDQGVFTIIVMVFTMTAGVAVIMWLGELITDRGIGNGMSILIFCQIIAVFPSQLGAIFTQSKWKFAVVMVVGILLVAAVVFVEQAQRRIPLQYAKRMIGRKMYGGSSTYIPLKVNQAGVIPVIFASSLLYLPQLASLIWQDNQGFVSFVNRYLIKGDHPLYMAIYVLLILFFTFFYVSITFNPVEVADNMKKAGGFIPGIRPGRPTAEYLDFVLTRVTAPGSLYLAFISLIPLIAIGLVQATQQFPFGGTSLLIIVGVGLDTVKQIESQLQQRNYAGFLR
- the rpmJ gene encoding 50S ribosomal protein L36, producing the protein MKVQPSVKKICDKCKVIRRHGRIMVICENPRHKQRQG
- the map gene encoding type I methionyl aminopeptidase, whose translation is MVEMKSEAEIAHMREAGLVVARTLRTVSAAVAPGVTTGELDEIAEESIRAAGAVPSFLGYQGFPACICTSVNDEVVHGIPSTERVLRDGDVVSIDCGAIIDGWHGDAAVTVAVGEVSGELQTLMETTETSLWRGLAVARPGGRLVDIGRAVEDTVRAAGTYGIPREYGGHGIGTAMHQEPFVANYATRRGGASRRLEPGLVLAVEPMVTLGTHRSRVLDDEWTVVTRDGSYAAHFEHTVAVTERGPWVLTAFDGGRQLLGDAYGGPAEADAGNDVDNATAGASPGLAGDDVR
- a CDS encoding DUF1707 domain-containing protein, coding for MSDNHPELRCADSDRERVAEELREHYADGRLTLEEFHERSDAAYAAKTFGELVPLTGDLPARVPSTAEAKPAKREVLDADARKRLAAMWGPWASVSVICFAIWLFSMLASGMQWIYPWPLWVAGPWGIMLLAGTLGGARSQQRHVEQRRQRLERRRGGSDDPHGRYPHREL
- the infA gene encoding translation initiation factor IF-1, producing the protein MPKKEGVIEVEGTVVESLPNATFRVELENGHKVLAHISGKMRMHYIRILPDDRVVVELSPYDLSRGRIVFRYR
- a CDS encoding adenylate kinase — its product is MRIVLVGPPGAGKGTQAQFISSHLAIANISTGDLFRANVSQGTPLGVEAKRYMDTGDLVPDEVTIKMVRERLAEEDARDGFLLDGFPRTVPQAEVLGGMLDELDRGLDVVLELVVDDDEVVRRLAGRRTCRQCGTVWHIDFDPPTDANSCDHCGGELFQRDDDREETVRHRLEVYNDQTAPLVAYYADRGILVGIDATGPVEEVTDRAIGALNPLDNAWS
- the rpsD gene encoding 30S ribosomal protein S4, with translation MARYTGADCKRCRREKMKLFLKGSKCESAKCPFESRPYPPGEHGRGRTKETEYLLQKREKQKCARIYGVLERQFRGYYEEASGRQGRTGDNLLQILESRLDNVVFRAGFAKSRDMARQVVTHGHITVNGRKVDIPSARVKPTDIVEVRHKSLEMTPFVVARAEAGERRVPAWLEVRPDRMRVLVHALPGRQVIDTQVQEQLIVELYSK
- the rpsK gene encoding 30S ribosomal protein S11, which gives rise to MPPKTRTGAAKKVRRKERKNVAHGHAHIKSTFNNTVISITDPVGNVIAWSSSGQVGFKGSRKSTPFAAQLAAEAAARRAMEHGMRKVDVYVRGPGSGRETAIRSLSAVGLEVGSIQDVTPSPHNGCRPPKRRRV